The Nitrospira sp. genome window below encodes:
- the coaD gene encoding pantetheine-phosphate adenylyltransferase: MKIGIYPGTFDPITHGHTDIITRSLRVFDKVIVAVAPNPSKHPLFNFSERLAMVQLVMKDLDQVDVTPFEGLLVDYVERSGAHAIIRGLRAISDFEHEFQMALINRKLAKTVETVFLMPSEEYSYLSSTIIKEVARHGGSLTEFLHPEVARRLEDRVRSLKP, translated from the coding sequence ATGAAGATCGGCATCTATCCCGGCACATTCGATCCCATTACCCATGGCCACACGGATATTATTACGCGTAGCCTTCGCGTGTTTGATAAGGTAATCGTGGCAGTGGCTCCCAACCCGTCTAAACATCCGCTCTTCAATTTTTCTGAACGTCTAGCTATGGTGCAATTGGTCATGAAGGATCTCGATCAAGTCGACGTCACACCATTTGAGGGATTATTAGTGGACTATGTTGAACGCTCAGGCGCCCATGCGATTATCCGAGGGCTCCGCGCGATTTCAGACTTTGAACACGAATTTCAGATGGCCCTCATTAATCGCAAACTTGCCAAAACGGTGGAGACGGTCTTTTTAATGCCTAGCGAGGAATATTCCTACCTATCTTCGACCATCATCAAGGAAGTCGCGCGCCACGGGGGAAGCTTGACAGAATTTCTCCATCCAGAAGTCGCGCGCCGCCTCGAAGACCGGGTCCGGAGTCTCAAACCATGA
- a CDS encoding SDR family oxidoreductase: MKNGRLHGKIAIVTGSSSGIGKAIAFRFGQEGATVVVAARRKTLCEQTVHQIQRNGGEAIVIPTDVADEQQVERLMGDTASRYGRIDILVNNAGIGGGGLLAEMSTQTFDQVMGVNLRGTFFCCRAGFRQMKQQGGGVIINMSSVAGLQAWSGTGTYSASKHGIMALTKSLADEGRPYRIKVSAICPGGVADELVDASPAEIERSEKIDPFDVAEAAVYLSTLGNHTVVHQLVIDRLGADW; encoded by the coding sequence ATGAAGAACGGACGACTGCACGGAAAAATTGCGATCGTTACGGGGAGTAGTAGTGGAATTGGCAAGGCCATCGCCTTTCGGTTTGGTCAGGAGGGAGCCACCGTCGTTGTCGCTGCAAGGCGGAAAACTCTTTGTGAGCAGACTGTGCACCAGATACAGCGGAACGGAGGAGAAGCGATAGTCATACCAACCGATGTGGCGGATGAGCAGCAGGTTGAACGGTTAATGGGTGATACAGCCAGTCGCTATGGCCGGATTGATATCCTGGTCAACAATGCGGGGATTGGCGGCGGTGGCCTTTTGGCTGAAATGAGCACTCAGACATTCGATCAGGTGATGGGAGTGAATCTGCGCGGGACATTTTTCTGCTGTCGCGCAGGTTTCCGTCAGATGAAACAGCAGGGTGGTGGCGTGATCATCAACATGTCGAGTGTGGCGGGGCTCCAAGCCTGGTCGGGGACCGGCACCTACAGCGCTTCCAAGCATGGCATCATGGCGCTCACAAAATCTTTGGCGGATGAAGGCCGACCGTACCGCATTAAGGTCAGCGCTATTTGCCCGGGAGGCGTGGCCGATGAGTTAGTCGATGCCTCTCCGGCAGAGATCGAGCGCAGTGAAAAAATTGATCCCTTCGATGTGGCGGAGGCGGCTGTGTATCTCTCAACTCTTGGGAACCATACCGTGGTCCACCAACTTGTCATCGATCGGTTAGGTGCGGATTGGTAG
- the radC gene encoding DNA repair protein RadC, with product MADLNGPRKGIVHWPRTERPRERLLSKGSESLSDAHLLAILLRTGRRDSSAVQVAIELLDRMGGLGGLAACGIEELCAVQGIGPAKAAQIKAALALGRRSLAIPLSTGTRIASSADLFKHFHPVLRDVKHELFKVVLLDAKNMVVKETTVSEGSLTLSIVHPREVFALAIRESAAAVIFLHNHPSGDPTPSMEDRRLTDRLVAAGSVLGIRVLDHLIIGDGRYVSFADEGWLARQRDDQEDMSAES from the coding sequence ATGGCGGATTTGAATGGGCCTAGGAAAGGTATTGTCCACTGGCCCCGAACGGAGCGTCCCCGTGAGCGTCTTCTTTCTAAGGGCTCAGAGTCCCTGTCCGATGCACATCTTCTCGCCATCTTGCTGAGGACAGGGAGACGCGATTCTTCTGCTGTACAAGTGGCCATCGAGCTCCTTGATCGGATGGGAGGCCTTGGTGGGCTCGCAGCCTGTGGCATTGAAGAACTCTGCGCCGTCCAAGGAATTGGTCCTGCCAAGGCGGCCCAGATCAAAGCCGCCCTGGCATTAGGACGACGTTCGCTGGCGATTCCACTCTCGACAGGGACGCGTATTGCATCGAGCGCCGATCTCTTCAAACATTTTCATCCTGTACTTCGGGATGTAAAACACGAACTCTTCAAGGTCGTGCTACTCGATGCTAAGAACATGGTGGTCAAAGAAACCACGGTTTCTGAAGGGAGTCTGACGCTCAGCATTGTTCATCCACGGGAAGTCTTTGCACTCGCAATACGCGAATCGGCGGCTGCCGTGATTTTTCTTCACAATCATCCAAGCGGAGATCCCACACCCAGTATGGAAGATCGACGCTTGACCGATCGATTGGTAGCGGCGGGTAGTGTCTTGGGAATCCGAGTATTGGATCATCTTATTATTGGTGACGGTCGGTACGTTAGTTTCGCTGACGAGGGATGGCTGGCGAGACAGCGAGATGATCAGGAAGACATGTCAGCCGAGAGTTGA
- the rsmD gene encoding 16S rRNA (guanine(966)-N(2))-methyltransferase RsmD, translating into MRVIAGTNRGRRLFTPRTHHLRPTSDRVREALFSILGNRLAKSRMLDLYAGTGAVGIEALSRGAAHVTSVESDKEALKLLRRNLQICRIGDELSLRAQAVHQFLRTPDQWHGPYDLVFADPPYSDAEECASLLSNPQSEDLIHADSWLVIEHAARTPLPLSVGRTQFLRQYRYGDTALSIYSSPTTEHP; encoded by the coding sequence ATGCGTGTGATCGCGGGTACCAATAGAGGACGTCGGCTCTTCACACCTCGGACGCATCATCTTCGTCCAACCTCTGATCGCGTTCGAGAAGCCTTATTTTCAATTCTTGGCAATCGGCTCGCGAAGAGTCGAATGTTAGACCTATATGCTGGGACGGGTGCCGTGGGAATAGAAGCCTTGAGCCGAGGGGCAGCACATGTCACTTCTGTAGAATCGGACAAAGAGGCGTTGAAACTGCTTCGGCGGAACTTGCAAATCTGTCGGATCGGGGACGAGCTCTCCTTGCGGGCCCAAGCAGTCCACCAGTTTCTCCGTACCCCTGATCAATGGCATGGTCCCTACGACCTCGTCTTTGCCGATCCACCGTATTCGGACGCAGAAGAATGTGCTTCATTGCTTTCCAACCCCCAATCCGAGGATCTTATCCACGCCGACTCATGGCTGGTGATCGAACACGCGGCTAGAACTCCCCTACCCCTGTCCGTAGGACGCACGCAGTTCCTGCGTCAGTATCGATACGGAGACACCGCCCTTTCTATCTATTCCAGCCCCACTACTGAGCATCCATGA
- the purH gene encoding bifunctional phosphoribosylaminoimidazolecarboxamide formyltransferase/IMP cyclohydrolase has protein sequence MAGMKRALISVSDKTGVLELAKGLEVLGAEILSTGGTAKALRDAGVRVTDVAAYTGSPEILDGRVKTLHPKIHGGLLGRRSLSAHVEQMNQHGIGPIDVVVVNLYPFEATIAKPDCRFEDAIENIDIGGPSMLRSAAKNHEDVLVLVDPADYVRVLDAVKGNTVTAALRRELAMKVFQHTARYDGLIAAYLEKQARGGEVKFPTVLSLQFELAETLRYGENPHQQGAFYRERHSNEPSASRGKILHGKAMSYNNFLDANSALELVKEYDETAVAIIKHNNPCGVALGATPVESYIKARETDPVSAFGGVIAFNRIVDMAAAKEITSTFVEVVIAPGFAEDALAELKRKKDLRLLDVGPLTKGKQDGFDLKKLVGGLIVQDRDLGVLADLRALTVPTVRKPTDEEYAACSFAWKVCKHVKSNAIIYAKPGQTVGIGAGQMSRVDSVKLAAMKAQMPVKGCVMASDAFFPFRDGLDAAAEAGIIAVIQPGGSIRDAEVVKAADEHGMAMILTGMRHFRH, from the coding sequence ATGGCCGGCATGAAGCGGGCATTGATTAGTGTTTCGGATAAAACCGGGGTCCTCGAGTTGGCGAAGGGTTTGGAGGTGCTTGGCGCTGAAATTCTGTCCACCGGGGGCACGGCAAAGGCGCTTCGCGATGCCGGAGTACGCGTGACTGACGTGGCCGCCTATACCGGCTCCCCCGAAATTCTCGACGGTCGGGTGAAGACGTTGCATCCCAAGATTCATGGTGGCTTACTGGGCAGGCGTTCACTTAGCGCCCATGTCGAACAGATGAACCAGCATGGGATCGGACCTATCGATGTGGTGGTCGTGAATCTTTACCCTTTCGAAGCCACGATTGCGAAACCGGATTGCCGTTTCGAGGATGCCATTGAAAATATCGATATCGGCGGACCGTCGATGCTGCGATCAGCCGCCAAGAATCATGAAGATGTGCTGGTGCTGGTGGATCCTGCAGACTACGTGCGGGTTCTTGATGCAGTCAAGGGTAATACCGTGACGGCGGCGCTACGCCGTGAATTGGCCATGAAAGTGTTTCAGCATACGGCGCGCTATGATGGATTGATTGCCGCGTACTTGGAAAAGCAGGCCCGAGGTGGCGAGGTGAAGTTTCCGACGGTGCTATCGCTGCAGTTTGAATTGGCGGAAACGCTTCGGTATGGAGAAAATCCTCACCAGCAAGGGGCCTTCTACCGTGAACGACACAGCAACGAGCCGTCTGCTTCACGAGGGAAAATTCTTCACGGCAAGGCCATGTCCTACAATAATTTTTTGGACGCAAATTCCGCACTCGAATTGGTCAAGGAGTATGACGAAACGGCGGTGGCGATCATTAAGCACAACAATCCATGCGGGGTGGCGCTTGGCGCGACGCCGGTCGAGTCCTACATCAAGGCGCGCGAGACTGATCCGGTCTCGGCCTTTGGCGGGGTGATCGCCTTTAACCGAATTGTGGATATGGCCGCGGCGAAGGAAATCACTTCGACCTTCGTTGAGGTTGTTATTGCCCCTGGGTTTGCTGAGGATGCGTTGGCCGAACTGAAACGCAAGAAGGATCTTCGTTTATTGGATGTGGGACCACTGACGAAGGGGAAACAGGACGGATTTGACCTCAAGAAGCTGGTCGGTGGATTGATCGTACAAGATCGCGATCTCGGTGTGTTGGCCGATCTTCGGGCACTGACGGTGCCGACGGTCCGGAAGCCGACGGACGAAGAGTATGCCGCCTGTTCCTTTGCCTGGAAGGTCTGTAAACACGTCAAGTCCAACGCGATTATCTATGCCAAGCCTGGACAGACGGTCGGCATCGGAGCAGGGCAGATGAGCCGGGTGGATTCCGTGAAGTTGGCGGCGATGAAAGCGCAAATGCCGGTGAAGGGCTGTGTCATGGCTTCGGATGCGTTCTTCCCGTTCCGCGACGGCCTCGATGCTGCGGCGGAAGCCGGTATTATCGCCGTCATTCAACCTGGTGGATCGATCAGGGATGCCGAAGTCGTCAAAGCGGCAGATGAACATGGAATGGCGATGATTCTGACGGGCATGCGCCACTTCCGCCATTGA
- the purD gene encoding phosphoribosylamine--glycine ligase, with the protein MKVLVVGSGGREHAIVWKLAQSLRQPTVYCAPGNAGIASLATCVPIQADDLPGLKQFVLHEKIDLTVIGPEVPLALGIVDEFRKAQLKIFGPTKNAARLEASKIFSKEVMAQAKIRTAHAKSFEKAGDALAYVEQRELPVVIKADGLAQGKGVIIATTRDQAKQAIVDAMENAVFGQAGKQVLIEQFLAGEELTIMAFTDGKTVVPMPPAQDHKRVGNGDTGLNTGGMGAYAPAPLGTDELQAQVTREVLQPMVDAMARLGSPFQGVLYAGLMVVKGAPYVLEFNARMGDPETQVVLPLLKTDLLDVLDAVVGHRLDQLSVEWHRDAAVCVVMASGGYPGSYRQGVTIQGLSSATPIASASMVFHAGTAQRGSEIVTAGGRVLGILGRGSTLMDAQREAYRVVNTISFDGCHFRTDIAHRALKT; encoded by the coding sequence ATGAAAGTTCTTGTTGTCGGTAGTGGCGGGCGGGAACACGCAATTGTGTGGAAGCTGGCGCAGAGTCTGCGCCAACCAACCGTGTATTGTGCACCTGGCAATGCGGGGATTGCTTCGTTGGCAACCTGTGTGCCGATCCAGGCGGACGATCTTCCAGGTCTGAAACAATTCGTGCTTCACGAGAAGATTGACCTGACGGTCATTGGCCCTGAGGTGCCGCTTGCGTTGGGCATCGTTGACGAGTTTCGCAAAGCTCAACTCAAGATTTTTGGGCCGACTAAGAATGCGGCTCGTTTAGAAGCCAGCAAGATCTTTTCCAAAGAAGTCATGGCCCAAGCCAAGATTAGAACCGCTCACGCCAAGAGTTTTGAAAAGGCTGGCGACGCCTTGGCCTATGTTGAGCAGCGGGAGCTCCCGGTTGTGATCAAGGCGGACGGGCTGGCTCAGGGCAAGGGGGTCATTATTGCAACGACCCGCGATCAAGCGAAACAGGCCATCGTAGATGCCATGGAGAACGCAGTTTTCGGTCAAGCCGGCAAGCAGGTCCTGATCGAACAGTTTTTGGCGGGTGAAGAGCTGACCATCATGGCCTTCACGGATGGCAAGACGGTGGTGCCAATGCCACCGGCGCAAGATCATAAACGGGTCGGTAATGGTGATACCGGGCTGAATACAGGAGGCATGGGTGCGTATGCTCCCGCCCCACTCGGGACAGACGAGCTCCAAGCTCAAGTTACACGTGAGGTCCTGCAGCCGATGGTTGACGCGATGGCACGTCTTGGTTCTCCGTTCCAGGGTGTGCTGTACGCAGGACTGATGGTGGTGAAAGGAGCACCGTACGTGCTGGAGTTCAATGCTCGGATGGGCGATCCTGAAACGCAGGTGGTGTTACCGTTGCTCAAGACAGATCTCCTCGATGTTCTCGACGCGGTGGTTGGACATCGACTCGACCAACTTTCGGTTGAATGGCATCGAGATGCCGCGGTCTGTGTCGTCATGGCTTCGGGGGGCTATCCCGGTTCTTACCGGCAAGGGGTTACGATTCAAGGTCTTTCCTCAGCCACCCCCATTGCATCAGCCTCCATGGTATTTCATGCAGGGACGGCCCAGCGAGGGAGCGAGATTGTTACTGCCGGAGGTCGGGTGCTCGGTATCTTAGGTCGAGGATCAACTCTCATGGATGCACAGCGCGAGGCGTATCGCGTCGTGAACACGATCTCCTTTGACGGATGCCATTTCAGGACTGATATTGCTCATCGCGCACTGAAGACATAA
- a CDS encoding pyridoxal phosphate-dependent aminotransferase, producing MKLAARVSRIAPSPTLAMASKAKAMAAQGLDVIDFSAGEPDFDTPAPVKAAAEEAIRAGFTKYTPSSGIDELRGAIADKLQAELGLHYDKSQVLVSCGAKHSLYNLAEAFLEAGDEIIIPIPYWVSYSDQALLNDATPVLLNTNEEQGYAVHAAPLERLITPRTKAIIVNSPCNPTGAAYDRATLEAIASVAVRHDLLVISDEIYEKILYDGTVHISIASLGPEIAARTVIINGVSKAYAMTGWRIGYAAGPKELITAMANIQSQSTSNPCSIAQKAAVAALRLGDPFTGKMVEEFSRRRITIVNGLNKIPGVSCRMPQGAFYAFPNIKGVLGKQGPSGMLKTPNDVAQYLLNEAHIATVPGEPFGSREHLRLSYATGMTSIIRGLERLEQAFAKLT from the coding sequence ATGAAGCTCGCTGCCCGTGTCAGCCGCATCGCACCTTCCCCTACCCTGGCCATGGCTTCAAAGGCAAAGGCCATGGCTGCTCAAGGATTGGATGTCATCGACTTTTCCGCAGGCGAACCGGACTTTGATACGCCAGCCCCTGTCAAGGCTGCCGCCGAAGAAGCGATTCGTGCCGGGTTTACGAAATACACCCCTTCCTCAGGAATCGACGAGTTGCGTGGAGCGATCGCAGACAAGCTGCAGGCTGAGCTTGGATTGCACTACGACAAATCGCAGGTCTTGGTTTCCTGCGGCGCGAAACACTCGTTGTATAATCTCGCCGAAGCGTTCCTTGAAGCGGGCGACGAGATCATTATCCCAATCCCCTACTGGGTATCCTATTCTGATCAAGCGCTCTTGAACGATGCGACGCCGGTCCTGCTCAACACGAACGAGGAGCAGGGATATGCGGTCCATGCTGCTCCCCTCGAACGACTCATCACTCCTCGGACCAAAGCCATCATCGTCAATAGTCCGTGCAACCCGACCGGAGCAGCCTATGATCGAGCGACACTGGAAGCGATCGCATCGGTCGCAGTACGGCATGATCTTCTAGTCATTTCCGACGAGATCTATGAAAAGATTCTCTACGATGGTACGGTCCATATCAGCATTGCCTCGCTAGGACCGGAGATCGCCGCTCGAACCGTCATCATCAATGGGGTCTCAAAAGCCTATGCCATGACAGGGTGGAGAATCGGTTATGCGGCTGGCCCTAAGGAACTGATCACGGCGATGGCCAACATTCAGAGCCAGAGCACCTCCAATCCGTGCTCCATCGCCCAAAAAGCGGCAGTTGCCGCCTTACGCCTAGGCGACCCGTTTACTGGGAAAATGGTGGAAGAATTTTCTCGTCGCCGGATCACCATCGTCAATGGGTTGAACAAGATACCCGGGGTATCATGTCGGATGCCACAGGGGGCGTTCTATGCCTTTCCGAATATCAAAGGAGTATTGGGAAAACAGGGGCCATCAGGTATGCTGAAGACTCCAAATGATGTGGCGCAATATCTGCTGAACGAGGCTCACATCGCAACGGTACCCGGTGAGCCCTTTGGCAGCAGGGAACATCTGCGATTATCATATGCTACCGGTATGACGAGCATAATCAGAGGTCTTGAACGCCTCGAGCAAGCGTTCGCGAAACTCACGTGA
- a CDS encoding IS630 family transposase (programmed frameshift), which translates to MRRDGRTLDHRTLETIRTMAVARVQEGEQPSEVIASYGFHRCTIYRWLKAVRGRGQGFEALAARPATGRPRTLTAAQERQVFRWINGKNPRQYGFDFGLWTRQIVRDLIVQRFGVRLSLASIGAVLARQGLTPQKPLQRAYQRDPAAIVRWQHETYPAIVRTAKRDQAEIYFWDESGFRADAVQGRTWGAKGQTPVVSVPGQRQRISAASAISAKGAFWFATYAGGLTGERFVTLLRRLLRGRRKPLHLILDGLPAHKTKAVTQYVADLDGKLTLHYLPGYAPDLNPDELVWAHAKRTGNARRPLQKGEQLDERVSRQLAEIGRRPVLVRSFFKHPSVAYIADF; encoded by the exons ATGAGACGCGACGGACGCACCCTCGATCACCGGACCTTGGAGACGATTCGCACAATGGCCGTGGCGCGAGTCCAGGAGGGCGAACAGCCAAGCGAGGTGATCGCCAGTTACGGATTCCATCGGTGCACGATTTACCGCTGGCTCAAAGCGGTTCGCGGTCGCGGCCAGGGATTCGAGGCATTGGCGGCGCGGCCAGCGACCGGGCGCCCACGGACCTTGACGGCAGCGCAGGAACGGCAGGTGTTCCGTTGGATCAACGGCAAGAATCCAAGGCAGTACGGGTTTGACTTTGGCCTCTGGACCCGGCAGATCGTGCGTGACTTGATTGTCCAGCGATTCGGCGTGCGCCTGAGCCTGGCGTCGATCGGAGCGGTGCTGGCGCGCCAAGGGCTGACGCCACAGAAGCCGTTACAGCGGGCCTACCAGCGCGATCCCGCGGCGATTGTACGCTGGCAGCATGAGACCTATCCCGCGATTGTGCGCACAGCCAAGCGGGACCAGGCCGAGATCTATTTCTGGGATGAGTCGGGCTTTCGAGCCGATGCCGTGCAGGGCAGGACCTGGGGGGCCAAAGGCCAGACCCCGGTGGTATCGGTCCCCGGGCAGCGTCAGCGCATCAGCGCCGCCTCGGCGATCAGTGCCAAGGGGGCGTTCTGGTTTGCCACCTATGCGGGTGGGTTGACGGGCGAGCGGTTCGTGACCTTACTGCGCCGGCTGCTGCGGGGCCGTCGCAAGCCCCTGCATCTGATCCTGGATGGGTTGCCGGCGCACAAAACCAAGGCGGTCACTCAGTATGTCGCGGACCTCGATGGCAAACTAACCCTGCATTATCTGCCTGGCTATGCCCCGGATCTCAACCCCGACGAACTGGTCTGGGC GCACGCGAAGCGCACCGGCAATGCCCGGCGTCCGCTCCAGAAGGGGGAACAGCTCGACGAGCGTGTGAGCAGGCAGCTGGCGGAGATCGGTCGCAGGCCTGTCTTGGTGCGGTCGTTCTTCAAGCATCCCAGTGTCGCCTATATTGCTGACTTCTGA
- a CDS encoding CTP synthase, with protein MKLAIVAEYDPSFEPHVQTDAAIAHSASALGLDVQSEWISTADADITTLSEFDGIWFGPGSPYRNLNRTLDAIQFARERDVPTLGTCGGYQHMVIEFARNVLGIRDAQHEEYDPSASCLIVSRLACSLVGHEMGILLAPGSRTAAAYAAALIIERYYCNFGVNPDYVDQIALAGFDVVGMDAEGECRVMELSHHRFFVGTLFIPQAKSRPDHPHPLLNAFLLAAER; from the coding sequence ATGAAGCTCGCCATCGTTGCCGAGTACGACCCGTCCTTTGAACCGCACGTGCAAACCGATGCGGCGATCGCCCACTCTGCGTCCGCGCTGGGACTCGACGTGCAATCCGAGTGGATCTCAACGGCTGATGCCGACATCACCACTCTGTCGGAATTTGATGGGATTTGGTTTGGGCCCGGGAGTCCCTATCGAAATCTTAACCGCACGCTTGACGCCATACAGTTTGCTCGGGAGCGGGATGTGCCGACGCTAGGGACATGTGGCGGGTATCAGCATATGGTCATAGAATTCGCGCGCAACGTCTTAGGGATTCGTGATGCCCAGCACGAGGAATATGATCCGTCTGCCTCTTGCCTGATCGTGTCGCGACTGGCTTGTTCTCTTGTGGGTCACGAGATGGGGATCTTGCTCGCCCCTGGCTCAAGAACGGCGGCGGCCTATGCGGCCGCCCTGATTATTGAACGCTACTACTGTAATTTCGGCGTCAATCCTGACTATGTCGATCAGATCGCTCTTGCTGGTTTTGACGTGGTCGGGATGGATGCTGAAGGTGAGTGTCGCGTGATGGAACTCTCGCACCATCGTTTCTTCGTTGGGACGCTGTTTATTCCACAAGCGAAATCGCGCCCCGATCACCCACATCCGTTGCTCAATGCATTCCTTCTTGCAGCTGAGCGTTAA